A genomic region of Bernardetia sp. ABR2-2B contains the following coding sequences:
- a CDS encoding CapA family protein, with amino-acid sequence MKNIYLYLVLFLILSNFSSCSPVGEASANTEDSERVKDSLKVIANFQPIKDFTEKPDTNKVTFAFTGDLMCHGSQYKAVFEGNDTYNFIPVFEGVKPFLSAADVMVGNLETVLAGKGKNYKSYPQFNTPNAYADALKDAGFDIIVTVNNHTYDQGKAGVLRTLDELDKRNFDAVLGSYRTQEAQDEIKVFEKNEIKYSILAYTQFSNITLRSAESHLFQLIDTAKVGQDIQKARKQGAEIVLIHYHWGAEYKPEPNSYQKMITEKTIELGADVIIGGHPHVLQPLKKYKSKGNATLDSGIVAYSMGNFYSGQRKRFRHNGAIVWLEMEKVTEKDPKTKEEISKIVLKNVAHLPTWVYYGKAGNPSKNEYRIYPAQNDSIPFSPFLSLDTLDFISKSGRVYLNQSRKDSDNALRMYNVDSKHLFLDKDGKPVLK; translated from the coding sequence ATGAAAAATATCTATCTATACCTTGTATTATTTCTAATTCTATCAAATTTTTCATCGTGTTCTCCTGTGGGAGAAGCTTCTGCAAATACAGAAGATAGTGAAAGAGTAAAAGATTCTTTGAAGGTAATCGCTAACTTTCAGCCTATTAAAGACTTTACAGAAAAGCCTGATACAAATAAGGTTACGTTTGCTTTTACAGGAGATTTGATGTGTCATGGTTCGCAGTATAAAGCTGTTTTTGAGGGAAATGACACCTATAATTTTATTCCTGTTTTTGAAGGTGTAAAACCATTTTTATCTGCTGCTGATGTAATGGTTGGAAACTTAGAAACTGTTTTGGCAGGAAAAGGAAAAAACTATAAATCTTATCCACAATTCAATACGCCAAATGCTTATGCCGATGCGCTCAAAGATGCAGGTTTTGATATTATCGTAACGGTAAATAATCATACCTACGACCAAGGAAAAGCAGGTGTTTTGCGTACTTTAGATGAGCTAGACAAACGAAATTTTGATGCTGTTTTAGGTTCATATCGTACACAAGAAGCACAAGATGAAATAAAAGTATTTGAGAAAAATGAGATTAAATATAGTATTTTGGCTTATACACAGTTTTCGAATATTACGCTTCGTAGTGCTGAAAGTCATCTTTTTCAGCTTATCGATACGGCAAAAGTAGGACAAGATATTCAGAAAGCAAGAAAACAAGGTGCTGAAATCGTTCTGATTCATTACCATTGGGGAGCAGAATATAAACCCGAACCAAACTCTTATCAAAAAATGATTACTGAAAAAACGATAGAGCTTGGCGCAGACGTAATTATTGGAGGACATCCACACGTTCTGCAACCCTTGAAAAAATATAAATCAAAAGGAAACGCAACCTTAGATAGTGGAATTGTAGCTTATTCAATGGGCAATTTCTATTCTGGACAACGAAAACGCTTTCGTCATAATGGAGCTATTGTTTGGCTAGAGATGGAAAAAGTAACTGAGAAAGACCCAAAAACGAAGGAAGAAATATCAAAAATTGTCTTGAAAAACGTAGCTCATCTGCCTACTTGGGTCTATTATGGAAAGGCCGGTAATCCTTCAAAAAATGAATATCGTATCTATCCTGCTCAAAACGATTCTATTCCTTTTTCTCCGTTCTTGTCTTTAGATACACTTGATTTTATTTCGAAAAGTGGCAGAGTTTATCTCAATCAGAGCAGAAAAGATAGTGATAATGCCCTAAGAATGTATAATGTAGATAGCAAACATTTATTTTTAGATAAAGATGGAAAGCCTGTTTTGAAATAG
- a CDS encoding DNA alkylation repair protein: MQTYLKTLQSEFKSNSNPKIAAEQKAYMRNQFEYFGIKTPQRRELQKPFLSKDFLPKKPEAFQIIKTLWQKPERDYQLFAQELAFKYKKELEKEDIQLFEFMILNKSWWDTIDFIAPKLVNQYFKLFPKERDFYIEKWLESENMWLQRSAILFQLKDKENIDTYLLTSTITFLISSKTASKEFFINKAIGWILREYSRTNPNWVIDFVEKNETELSNLSKREALRLIKN; this comes from the coding sequence ATGCAAACCTACCTAAAAACCCTACAATCAGAATTTAAAAGTAATTCAAATCCAAAAATTGCAGCAGAGCAGAAAGCCTACATGCGAAATCAGTTTGAGTATTTTGGAATCAAAACACCTCAAAGAAGAGAATTACAAAAGCCTTTTTTGAGTAAAGATTTCTTGCCAAAAAAACCAGAAGCATTTCAAATTATAAAAACCTTATGGCAAAAACCAGAGCGAGATTATCAGCTTTTTGCACAAGAATTAGCCTTTAAATATAAAAAAGAACTAGAGAAAGAAGATATTCAGCTTTTTGAGTTTATGATTTTGAATAAATCGTGGTGGGATACAATAGATTTTATTGCTCCAAAACTTGTTAATCAATACTTTAAATTATTTCCAAAAGAAAGAGATTTTTATATCGAAAAATGGCTAGAATCTGAAAATATGTGGTTGCAGCGTTCGGCTATTTTATTCCAACTCAAAGACAAAGAAAATATAGATACGTATTTGCTTACTTCTACAATTACGTTTCTCATTTCATCAAAAACAGCTTCAAAAGAATTTTTTATAAATAAAGCGATTGGTTGGATTTTGAGAGAATACAGCCGAACAAATCCAAATTGGGTAATTGATTTTGTAGAAAAAAATGAAACAGAATTAAGTAATTTGAGTAAAAGAGAAGCTCTTCGATTGATAAAGAATTAA